The Chryseolinea soli genome contains a region encoding:
- the metE gene encoding 5-methyltetrahydropteroyltriglutamate--homocysteine S-methyltransferase, which yields MLTNNLGYPRIGSQRELKKACELYWAGKTTLKNLYQVGRNLRQENWQLQKEAGIDLIPSNDFSFYDQVLDMSLTVSAIPERYHEVILNKNNAELDLYFAMARGFQKDGLDITAMEMTKWFDTNYHYIVPEFHKDQPFKLFSTKVIDEFYEARQLGILTKPVLIGPVSYLLLGKEKEAGFDRIDLIRNLLPVYIELLKRLDKLDVQWVQFDEPFLSLDLTEKEKKAFLYAYGEIRKEFPALKTIVTTYFEGLRDNVVLATSLPVCALHLDLVRAPEQLEAVLNHVPDKMTLSLGVVDGRNIWINDFAKSLALIEKALASLPHNRIMIAPSSSLLHSPCDLVLETNDKVLLPEIKSWMAFARQKLHEVSILKQLATLGKGSSQAFVENQRKVETRRTSSLIHNPAVKAQVAAIADADAQRAHPFAVRKKKQQAALKLPLYPTTTIGSFPQTAEVRNWRAQWKKGELTQAEYDALLRTATQNAIHWQNEIGLDVLVHGEFERNDMVEYFGEQLAGYVFSKNGWVQSYGSRCVKPPIIFGDVSRPQPMTVAWAQYAQSLSDKPVKGMLTGPVTILQWSFVRDDQPRSETAFQIALAIRQEVVDLEKAGIQVIQIDEPAIREGLPLRKVDWQSYLQWAVKAFRISASGVRDETQIHTHMCYSEFNDIIQNIADMDADVITIECSRSQMELLDAFADFNYPNEIGPGVYDIHSPRVPSREEMVSLMRKASAVVPAAQLWVNPDCGLKTRHWDETRKALVEMVEAARELRAGVKELSV from the coding sequence ATGCTTACCAACAATCTTGGCTACCCGCGCATTGGTAGCCAGCGCGAATTGAAAAAGGCTTGCGAGCTCTACTGGGCCGGCAAGACTACGTTGAAAAACCTCTACCAGGTAGGCCGCAACCTGCGGCAGGAAAACTGGCAACTGCAGAAAGAAGCCGGCATCGACCTCATTCCCTCGAACGACTTTTCGTTCTACGACCAGGTGCTCGACATGTCGCTCACGGTGAGTGCCATTCCCGAACGCTATCATGAAGTGATCCTGAACAAAAACAACGCCGAGCTGGACCTCTACTTCGCCATGGCCCGCGGATTTCAAAAGGATGGCCTCGACATCACCGCGATGGAAATGACCAAGTGGTTCGACACCAACTATCACTACATCGTTCCGGAATTTCACAAGGACCAACCGTTCAAACTCTTCTCGACCAAAGTGATCGACGAATTTTACGAAGCGCGTCAACTGGGCATTCTCACGAAGCCCGTGCTGATCGGCCCCGTTTCGTACTTGCTCCTGGGCAAAGAAAAGGAAGCCGGCTTCGACCGGATCGACCTCATCCGAAACCTGCTGCCCGTATACATCGAGTTGTTAAAGCGACTCGACAAGCTGGACGTACAGTGGGTCCAATTCGACGAGCCCTTCTTGTCGCTGGACCTGACCGAAAAGGAGAAGAAAGCTTTCCTCTACGCTTATGGTGAGATCCGGAAAGAGTTCCCCGCCTTGAAGACCATCGTGACCACCTACTTCGAAGGGCTGCGCGACAATGTAGTGTTGGCCACCTCCCTTCCCGTCTGTGCCCTGCACCTGGACCTGGTGCGCGCCCCGGAACAACTGGAAGCCGTGTTGAATCATGTTCCCGACAAGATGACGCTTTCGCTCGGGGTTGTGGATGGCCGCAACATCTGGATCAACGACTTTGCCAAATCGCTCGCGCTGATCGAGAAAGCACTGGCGAGTCTGCCGCACAACCGCATCATGATCGCGCCCTCGAGTTCATTGCTGCATTCTCCCTGCGACCTGGTGTTGGAAACCAACGACAAGGTGCTGCTGCCGGAGATCAAAAGCTGGATGGCCTTTGCCCGGCAAAAACTGCATGAAGTGTCCATCCTAAAGCAACTGGCTACGCTCGGAAAAGGCTCCTCACAGGCATTCGTCGAAAACCAACGCAAGGTGGAGACCCGGAGAACGTCATCGCTCATTCACAATCCCGCGGTAAAAGCCCAGGTGGCTGCCATTGCGGACGCCGATGCGCAGCGTGCCCATCCTTTTGCCGTTCGCAAAAAGAAACAACAAGCCGCCTTGAAGTTGCCGCTCTACCCCACAACCACCATTGGCTCGTTTCCGCAAACCGCCGAAGTGCGAAACTGGCGCGCACAATGGAAGAAAGGCGAATTGACGCAGGCCGAATACGACGCTTTGCTGCGCACGGCCACGCAAAACGCCATCCATTGGCAAAATGAGATCGGCCTCGATGTGCTGGTGCACGGCGAGTTCGAGCGCAACGACATGGTGGAATATTTCGGTGAGCAACTGGCTGGCTATGTGTTTTCGAAGAACGGCTGGGTGCAAAGCTACGGCTCGCGTTGTGTGAAGCCTCCCATCATCTTTGGCGACGTGTCGCGGCCCCAACCCATGACGGTGGCGTGGGCTCAATATGCGCAATCGCTGAGCGATAAACCCGTGAAAGGCATGCTCACCGGTCCGGTCACCATTTTGCAATGGTCGTTTGTGCGCGATGACCAGCCCCGGTCCGAGACCGCGTTTCAAATTGCGCTGGCCATCCGCCAAGAAGTGGTGGACCTCGAGAAAGCCGGCATCCAGGTGATCCAGATCGACGAGCCCGCCATCCGCGAAGGCTTGCCACTGCGCAAAGTCGATTGGCAATCCTACCTGCAGTGGGCGGTGAAGGCGTTTCGCATCTCCGCGAGTGGTGTCCGTGATGAAACACAGATCCATACGCACATGTGCTACTCCGAATTCAACGACATCATCCAGAACATTGCCGATATGGATGCCGATGTGATCACCATCGAGTGCTCGCGATCGCAGATGGAGTTGCTGGACGCCTTTGCAGACTTCAACTATCCCAACGAGATCGGGCCCGGTGTCTACGACATTCACTCCCCGCGTGTGCCTTCGCGTGAGGAAATGGTGTCGCTCATGCGCAAGGCCAGCGCGGTGGTGCCCGCCGCTCAGCTTTGGGTGAATCCTGATTGTGGGTTGAAGACCCGCCATTGGGATGAAACCCGCAAAGCCCTGGTGGAAATGGTGGAAGCCGCTCGTGAGTTGAGAGCCGGCGTGAAAGAATTGAGTGTATAA
- a CDS encoding ExbD/TolR family protein yields MAMINTSEGAQGKVRRVRASTHIDMTPMVDLAFLLLTFFMLTTSFFKPYSLDVTLPEKATDTNAAPPIQDDKALTLVLGEYNKIYTYMGQPSAAMKVTDYSAHGVRKLLLEKNASVKGLFVFIKPSSKSRYQNVIDILDEIDLANVQHFAIVKITAEDAKLMSTIH; encoded by the coding sequence ATGGCAATGATCAACACGTCCGAAGGGGCGCAAGGAAAAGTGCGCCGTGTCCGGGCCTCCACCCACATCGACATGACTCCCATGGTGGACCTTGCGTTTCTGCTCCTTACGTTTTTTATGCTCACCACTTCGTTCTTCAAACCCTATTCGCTGGATGTGACCCTGCCCGAAAAGGCAACCGACACCAACGCCGCACCTCCCATACAAGACGACAAAGCGCTGACGCTGGTTTTGGGTGAGTACAACAAAATTTACACGTATATGGGGCAGCCCAGTGCGGCCATGAAGGTGACGGATTACTCTGCACATGGCGTGCGCAAACTCTTGCTGGAAAAAAATGCATCGGTGAAAGGGCTCTTTGTGTTTATCAAGCCTTCCTCCAAGTCGCGCTATCAAAACGTCATCGACATCCTGGATGAAATCGACCTCGCCAATGTCCAGCACTTTGCGATCGTAAAGATCACGGCCGAGGACGCGAAGCTGATGAGTACAATACACTGA
- a CDS encoding nuclear transport factor 2 family protein, which produces MNTIKEKLEDLNQLVISGKLMEAFEKYYHNDVQMQENANAPTFGKEANRRREQEFLGNITEFRDASVHGVAADNDISFVVWRYDYTHKEWGVRNYIQVSVQHWKDGLIAKEHFFYGN; this is translated from the coding sequence ATGAACACGATCAAAGAAAAACTGGAAGACCTGAACCAACTCGTGATCTCCGGCAAGCTCATGGAAGCTTTCGAAAAGTATTATCACAACGATGTGCAGATGCAGGAAAATGCAAACGCACCCACATTCGGCAAGGAAGCCAACCGTCGTCGCGAACAGGAGTTCCTGGGAAACATCACCGAGTTCAGGGACGCCTCTGTTCACGGGGTTGCCGCTGACAACGACATTTCCTTTGTGGTCTGGCGATATGACTACACGCACAAAGAGTGGGGCGTGCGCAATTATATACAAGTGTCGGTGCAACACTGGAAAGATGGCCTTATCGCCAAGGAGCATTTCTTTTATGGAAATTGA
- a CDS encoding cysteine-rich CWC family protein, which translates to MTKHEEKHCPRCRTPFECKVGSITLCQCSAVKLNDDERRFLQERFADCLCAACMKELKSEYHLQRFKHRLKRLLRMT; encoded by the coding sequence ATGACGAAGCACGAAGAAAAACATTGCCCTCGCTGCCGCACGCCTTTCGAATGCAAGGTCGGCTCCATCACCCTATGTCAGTGCAGCGCCGTGAAACTGAACGACGACGAACGGCGCTTTCTGCAGGAGCGCTTTGCCGATTGCCTGTGCGCCGCCTGCATGAAAGAATTGAAATCGGAGTATCACCTTCAGCGTTTTAAACACCGGCTGAAGCGGTTGCTCCGGATGACCTGA
- a CDS encoding GTP cyclohydrolase has protein sequence MKFHFFSIPFYALALLVIVSGCHSDDPQKEDTPELITKATLTFTPTDGTAAVVATATDPDGEGSKDITMDGPINLSLNKSYVLTIQLINELAQPTDAEYNITDEVRREGIEHQFFFSWTNNVFSNPEGNGNIDNRTDPLNYAGGTDSRDANNRPLGLTTQWTAGAATASGDFRVLLKHQPDLKSDTSDSNTGETDLDVTFTINVK, from the coding sequence ATGAAATTTCATTTCTTTTCTATTCCCTTTTATGCCCTTGCCCTCTTGGTGATCGTTAGCGGATGCCACAGCGACGATCCTCAAAAAGAAGATACGCCAGAGCTGATCACGAAAGCCACGCTCACCTTTACGCCCACGGATGGCACGGCAGCGGTAGTGGCCACGGCCACCGATCCCGACGGCGAAGGTTCCAAAGACATTACCATGGACGGTCCTATCAACCTAAGCCTGAACAAAAGCTACGTGCTCACCATTCAACTCATCAATGAGCTGGCCCAGCCGACGGACGCGGAATACAACATCACCGATGAAGTGCGCCGCGAAGGCATCGAACACCAGTTCTTTTTTTCGTGGACGAACAACGTATTTTCCAACCCGGAAGGAAACGGCAACATCGACAATCGCACCGACCCGCTCAACTATGCTGGCGGCACCGATTCGCGTGACGCCAACAATCGTCCACTCGGTCTGACCACGCAGTGGACCGCGGGAGCCGCCACGGCCAGCGGAGATTTTCGCGTGTTGCTAAAACATCAACCCGATCTGAAGTCGGACACCTCCGATTCCAACACCGGGGAAACCGACCTGGACGTTACGTTCACGATCAATGTGAAGTAA
- the arfB gene encoding alternative ribosome rescue aminoacyl-tRNA hydrolase ArfB — protein MSTQRPITAALLGSELMFTMSRSSGPGGQNVNKVNTKVTLKLDVAQSFVLTPEEKEIILRKLASKITTEGILVITAQDKRSQLQNKEAALAKLEQWMTKAFAKKKARKATKPSKGAVQNRINKKKKASEKKQWRRKIE, from the coding sequence ATGTCCACGCAACGCCCCATCACCGCTGCCTTACTGGGCAGCGAACTTATGTTTACCATGTCCCGCAGCAGCGGCCCCGGCGGACAAAACGTGAACAAGGTGAACACCAAGGTGACCTTGAAGCTGGATGTAGCCCAATCGTTTGTGCTCACCCCCGAAGAAAAGGAGATCATCCTGCGCAAACTCGCCTCCAAAATCACCACGGAGGGTATATTGGTCATTACCGCGCAAGACAAACGTTCACAACTTCAGAACAAAGAAGCTGCGTTGGCAAAACTTGAACAGTGGATGACCAAGGCCTTTGCAAAAAAGAAAGCGCGCAAAGCCACCAAACCCAGCAAGGGGGCCGTCCAAAACCGCATCAATAAAAAGAAAAAGGCATCCGAAAAGAAACAATGGCGCCGCAAGATCGAATGA
- a CDS encoding PAS domain S-box protein: MVLSQNVKRWSHYFSGTCLLLATLVLVGWQFDVEIFKRPMAGLAAMNPMTALCFLCANTALWLVQSSHRTRRYVAYGLAAFCFLVGVWRVLSELSHSIIPVDTLLFSGQLQNDFPDKGSVRMAVASGLNFMGFGILLMPFRAIRNAYVTQAAVSWIGLAAWFSVLGYVFSVPEFYGDLPFNPMAIHTAACFLLTSLAWLMLRPDEGFMKEVHRKGPGGTLARALLPTIFLLPLAIGYLRLQAQAHYHFSTEFGVAILVSSITFFLTFITWLCVKMINVRDEQREEIEMELWELNMDLKERNDEIAALNEELNASNEEISATLEEVTAANEELTLLNEQLSLASETIREQAEVILQQKDEQLNRTLDAMDVMVWSIDLTDKQKHFMSRTIEQILGVKGDELLQNNGRSFTNWVVPEDRHLREASIKELETQPTSEVSYRIRDKDGNLRWLEVRNRLLRDEYGKPQRREGVAMDATLKRQQEEAIRQYKENLQIIFSNTLEEILLLDYEGRIVMFNEALEKFIAYSTGKKPEVGMYVWDMTVAERHDIAKELFFRVRGGEDVTVEAPIHLATEDLVHELRYSPVVIDGQVKYVTIISIDITEKKRQEQTVLRSEANLQAIFNHTNDIFTLLDEQYNIVMFNQANKTAFTEYFQVGANIIDLLPEEHRGVFLLSLQRTAGGEFIEYEMEYGMAPAITWYRVTMETIYTDNRLTGYCITAHDYTDIKRAAITLRESEERFRALIENSEDVVGMMEPAGRMIYVNPGVERVTGYSPEDFLVMNLETIINPESKNEYQRFFDDVRHNPHKLISTSFRSRHKNGHWQWMEGTAINLLDVEGIQSIVTNFRDVTGRRKSEEERSLLLSQLIERNNDLLQFSFIASHNLRGPVASMLGLINLMGMEEMPDDTRSMLSMVRHSANRLDEVIKDLSAILEMRSHEVHAKEDVPIHEITDSICQALQTQIDESHARIAIDAKETQVFYTIRSYFYSILYNLISNAIKYRSPRRNPVIEISTFKTPTTTGVRVRDNGMGIDLDQFGDKIFMLYQRFHLEVEGKGMGLHMVKTQVNSLNGSIDIKSTPGVGTTFTIHFPV, encoded by the coding sequence ATGGTACTGTCTCAAAACGTAAAGAGATGGTCGCACTATTTTTCAGGAACGTGCCTTCTATTAGCCACGTTGGTGTTGGTGGGATGGCAATTTGACGTTGAAATTTTTAAGCGACCGATGGCTGGACTGGCTGCCATGAACCCCATGACGGCCCTCTGCTTTTTATGCGCCAATACAGCCTTGTGGCTTGTGCAGTCGTCCCATAGAACGCGGCGATATGTGGCCTATGGCTTGGCTGCATTTTGTTTTCTCGTCGGCGTCTGGCGCGTGTTGTCCGAGCTGTCGCACAGCATCATCCCGGTGGATACACTTTTGTTTTCCGGCCAGCTTCAAAACGATTTTCCAGACAAAGGTTCCGTGCGCATGGCCGTGGCATCGGGTCTCAATTTTATGGGATTTGGCATCCTGCTGATGCCGTTCCGCGCCATCCGGAATGCTTACGTGACCCAGGCGGCCGTGAGTTGGATCGGCCTGGCGGCCTGGTTCTCGGTGTTGGGCTACGTTTTTAGCGTGCCCGAATTTTATGGTGACCTTCCCTTCAACCCCATGGCCATTCACACGGCCGCATGCTTCTTGCTGACCTCGCTGGCGTGGCTCATGCTTCGCCCGGACGAAGGCTTTATGAAAGAGGTACACCGCAAAGGACCTGGCGGCACGCTGGCCCGGGCGCTGCTACCCACGATCTTCCTGCTGCCCCTGGCGATAGGATATCTCCGCCTTCAGGCACAGGCGCATTACCATTTTTCTACCGAATTCGGCGTGGCCATTCTGGTGTCGAGCATCACGTTCTTTTTAACGTTCATCACCTGGTTATGCGTGAAGATGATCAACGTCCGCGACGAGCAGCGCGAGGAGATAGAAATGGAACTCTGGGAATTGAACATGGATCTGAAAGAAAGGAACGACGAGATCGCTGCCTTGAACGAGGAGTTGAATGCCTCCAATGAAGAGATCTCCGCTACCCTCGAGGAGGTGACCGCCGCAAATGAAGAGCTCACCCTGCTGAACGAACAGCTGAGCCTGGCATCCGAAACCATTCGCGAACAAGCAGAGGTCATCCTTCAACAAAAAGATGAGCAACTCAATCGCACACTCGACGCCATGGACGTGATGGTGTGGTCCATCGACCTCACCGATAAGCAAAAACATTTTATGAGCCGCACCATCGAGCAAATCCTGGGCGTGAAGGGAGATGAACTGCTGCAAAACAATGGCCGGAGTTTTACGAATTGGGTGGTCCCGGAAGATCGCCACCTTCGTGAAGCGTCGATAAAGGAATTAGAGACCCAACCCACCTCCGAAGTTTCCTACCGCATCCGCGACAAGGATGGCAACCTCCGCTGGCTCGAGGTGCGAAACCGCCTGTTGCGCGATGAGTATGGAAAACCCCAGCGCCGCGAAGGGGTGGCCATGGATGCAACGCTCAAAAGACAACAGGAGGAAGCCATCCGGCAATACAAGGAAAACCTGCAGATCATTTTCAGCAACACCCTGGAAGAGATCTTGTTGCTCGACTATGAGGGGCGCATCGTGATGTTCAATGAGGCGCTCGAAAAGTTCATTGCCTACAGCACGGGCAAGAAACCCGAGGTGGGGATGTATGTGTGGGACATGACCGTGGCCGAACGCCACGACATTGCCAAAGAACTTTTCTTCCGCGTGCGCGGAGGGGAGGATGTCACCGTCGAGGCGCCCATCCACCTGGCCACCGAAGACCTGGTGCATGAGTTGCGCTATAGCCCGGTCGTGATCGACGGCCAGGTGAAGTACGTCACCATCATTTCCATCGACATCACCGAAAAGAAAAGACAGGAGCAAACCGTGCTCCGGTCCGAAGCCAACCTCCAGGCGATCTTCAACCACACGAACGATATTTTTACGTTGCTCGACGAGCAATACAACATCGTCATGTTCAACCAGGCGAATAAAACCGCCTTCACCGAATATTTCCAGGTGGGCGCGAACATCATCGACCTCCTGCCCGAAGAACATCGCGGTGTCTTCCTGCTTTCGCTGCAACGCACCGCCGGGGGCGAGTTTATCGAATATGAAATGGAATACGGCATGGCGCCGGCCATCACCTGGTATCGTGTGACGATGGAAACCATCTACACCGATAACCGCCTGACGGGCTATTGCATCACCGCCCACGACTACACCGATATCAAACGCGCGGCCATCACCTTGCGCGAGAGCGAAGAACGTTTTCGCGCGCTGATCGAAAACAGCGAGGACGTGGTGGGCATGATGGAACCTGCCGGTCGCATGATCTATGTGAACCCCGGCGTGGAGCGCGTGACGGGCTATTCGCCGGAAGACTTCCTGGTCATGAACCTGGAAACCATCATCAATCCGGAAAGCAAGAACGAATACCAGCGCTTCTTCGACGATGTTCGCCACAACCCGCACAAGCTCATCAGCACCAGCTTCCGGTCGCGGCATAAGAACGGGCACTGGCAGTGGATGGAGGGCACGGCCATCAACCTCCTCGACGTGGAAGGCATCCAAAGCATTGTCACTAATTTTCGCGACGTCACCGGCCGGCGCAAGTCGGAAGAGGAACGCAGCCTTTTGTTGTCGCAACTCATCGAGCGCAACAACGATCTGCTCCAATTTTCCTTCATTGCCTCCCACAACCTGCGCGGCCCCGTGGCATCCATGCTGGGTTTGATCAACCTCATGGGCATGGAAGAAATGCCGGACGATACGCGCAGCATGTTGAGCATGGTGCGTCACTCTGCCAACCGCCTCGACGAAGTGATCAAAGACCTCTCCGCCATCCTGGAAATGCGAAGCCACGAAGTGCATGCCAAAGAAGACGTACCCATCCACGAGATCACCGACAGCATCTGCCAGGCACTTCAAACCCAGATCGACGAAAGCCACGCCCGCATTGCGATCGACGCGAAAGAGACTCAAGTCTTCTACACGATCCGAAGCTATTTCTACAGCATCCTCTATAACCTGATCTCCAACGCCATAAAATACCGGTCGCCCCGGCGCAACCCCGTCATCGAGATCAGCACGTTTAAAACACCCACCACCACTGGCGTCCGGGTGAGAGACAACGGTATGGGTATTGACCTGGACCAGTTTGGCGACAAGATCTTTATGCTCTACCAACGCTTCCACCTGGAAGTGGAAGGCAAGGGCATGGGCCTTCACATGGTAAAGACCCAGGTCAATTCCCTCAACGGCTCCATCGATATAAAAAGTACGCCTGGCGTCGGCACGACGTTCACCATCCATTTCCCGGTTTAA
- a CDS encoding EVE domain-containing protein yields MTTEKYWVVVASKDHANRGVQGGFIQANHGKEGPLKRIRPNDWIMVYSPKETFEGSTKLQAFTAIGQAVDDKVYAVSMTSDFHPFRRNVHFYPCQEAPIVPLVDDLKFITNKKSWGFPFRFGFFEIKEEDFIRIRSTLLPK; encoded by the coding sequence ATGACAACAGAAAAATATTGGGTCGTCGTGGCCTCGAAAGACCACGCCAACCGCGGTGTGCAAGGTGGTTTCATCCAGGCGAACCATGGGAAGGAAGGCCCGCTAAAACGCATCCGTCCAAACGATTGGATCATGGTCTACTCTCCCAAAGAGACCTTCGAGGGCAGCACCAAGCTCCAGGCTTTCACGGCTATCGGCCAGGCCGTAGACGACAAGGTCTACGCCGTGAGCATGACCAGCGATTTTCATCCCTTCCGGCGGAACGTGCACTTCTATCCCTGCCAGGAAGCCCCCATCGTACCGTTGGTGGACGACCTGAAATTTATTACCAACAAAAAGTCCTGGGGATTTCCTTTCCGATTTGGTTTCTTTGAGATCAAAGAAGAAGACTTTATCCGGATCCGATCAACCCTCCTTCCCAAATGA
- a CDS encoding Crp/Fnr family transcriptional regulator produces MSDPHEFILQHISRHIMLSEPDIQRFKSVLRYRKLRKRQYLLQAGDVSLYENFVLKGCLRAYTVDPDGTEHIVMFAVEGWWVSDLYSFLAGTPATQNIDALEDTEVFSIEKNDLEKLYQQVPEFNRMFRILLQNAFVAQQQRIIGSISQTAEEQYTSFITKYPTLEQRIPQNQVASYLGLTPETLSRIRKQQAKK; encoded by the coding sequence TTGAGCGATCCGCACGAATTCATCCTTCAACACATTTCGCGGCACATCATGTTGTCGGAGCCGGACATTCAGCGCTTCAAGAGCGTGCTTCGCTACCGGAAATTGCGAAAGCGTCAATACCTTTTGCAGGCGGGTGACGTGAGCCTTTATGAGAATTTTGTTTTGAAGGGATGTCTCCGGGCCTACACCGTAGACCCTGATGGCACCGAGCATATTGTGATGTTTGCCGTGGAAGGATGGTGGGTTTCCGACCTGTACAGCTTTCTGGCCGGCACACCCGCTACACAAAACATCGACGCGTTGGAAGACACGGAAGTATTCTCCATCGAAAAAAACGACCTGGAGAAACTTTATCAACAGGTCCCCGAATTCAACCGGATGTTCCGGATCCTGTTGCAGAATGCCTTTGTAGCGCAACAACAAAGGATCATCGGCTCGATCAGTCAAACGGCAGAAGAACAATACACGTCTTTCATCACTAAATACCCGACACTGGAGCAACGCATTCCGCAGAACCAGGTCGCCTCCTATCTGGGTCTCACACCCGAAACCTTGAGCCGTATCCGAAAGCAACAGGCTAAAAAATAG
- a CDS encoding MarR family winged helix-turn-helix transcriptional regulator, with product MKTADNTFSFDKAEDSPGFLLWQVTLLWQRELKKALEKHDLTHAQYVLMASIHWLALHHEQVTQIVLSAHTKIDPMTTSTVLRTLQAKGFLFRQEHATDTRAKTVGLTESGKKVIKQAVRTVEKFDATFFGPLGEKTHDFNKKLLLLLKQKENGPEL from the coding sequence ATGAAAACAGCCGACAACACATTCAGTTTCGACAAGGCGGAAGACAGCCCCGGCTTTTTGCTGTGGCAAGTCACCCTCCTCTGGCAGCGCGAGCTAAAAAAAGCGCTCGAAAAACACGACCTCACCCACGCCCAATATGTGTTGATGGCCAGCATTCACTGGCTCGCCCTGCACCATGAACAGGTGACGCAGATCGTGTTGTCGGCACATACCAAGATCGATCCCATGACCACGTCCACCGTGTTGCGCACGCTCCAGGCCAAGGGCTTTCTCTTCCGCCAGGAACATGCCACCGACACCCGCGCCAAAACCGTGGGCCTCACCGAAAGCGGAAAGAAAGTCATCAAGCAAGCCGTGCGCACGGTTGAAAAATTCGACGCGACCTTCTTTGGTCCGTTGGGTGAAAAGACGCACGACTTCAACAAGAAATTACTTTTGTTATTAAAACAAAAAGAAAACGGCCCGGAGCTATAA